One window of the Klebsiella sp. WP3-W18-ESBL-02 genome contains the following:
- a CDS encoding TerY-C metal binding domain-containing protein produces the protein MRRLPVFFVLDCSESMIGENLKKMTDGLQMIVGDLRKDPHALETAWVSVIAFAGIARTIVPLHEIASFYPPRLPVGGGTSLGAALRELTVQIDTQVRKTTHETKGDWKPVVYLLTDGRPTDDTTAEVKRWKNHYASKVNLIAVGLGLSADLNILRQLTENVMLFTESQEGDFTRFIKWITASVTAHSRSVGDEKQPELSQTEYVVRLSKDEYVKAYDENCVTLTGRCSKTRRPYLMKYERPPARVSGLDFNLNLNSFNIAGCYPIDEDYFAWSDATATGLQVNTSELHGVPGCPHCGNASAFAMCSCGKLLCIDGPDDVICPWCEKGLSFSNDGGNTNFDVNRGRG, from the coding sequence ATCGTCGGAGATTTAAGAAAAGATCCACACGCACTTGAAACAGCTTGGGTCTCGGTAATCGCCTTTGCCGGAATAGCCCGCACGATTGTACCTCTGCACGAAATTGCATCGTTCTACCCTCCACGCCTTCCCGTTGGCGGCGGCACGAGCCTTGGGGCTGCATTGCGTGAGTTGACCGTGCAAATTGATACCCAGGTAAGAAAAACCACTCATGAGACTAAAGGCGACTGGAAACCCGTAGTGTATCTCCTTACCGACGGGCGCCCTACTGACGACACAACCGCAGAAGTGAAACGCTGGAAAAATCACTACGCGAGTAAGGTGAATCTCATTGCCGTTGGCCTGGGCCTATCAGCGGACCTGAATATCCTGCGACAGCTGACAGAGAATGTCATGCTATTCACAGAATCACAGGAAGGTGACTTTACCCGTTTCATCAAATGGATCACGGCCTCGGTTACCGCCCACAGCCGCAGCGTCGGGGACGAAAAACAACCGGAGCTCAGCCAGACTGAATACGTAGTTCGCCTGTCCAAAGACGAATATGTAAAAGCGTACGACGAAAACTGCGTTACGCTCACCGGCCGTTGCAGCAAGACCCGTCGACCGTACCTGATGAAATATGAACGGCCACCAGCAAGGGTTTCCGGACTCGATTTCAACCTGAACCTGAACAGCTTTAATATTGCCGGATGCTATCCCATCGATGAGGACTATTTTGCGTGGTCAGATGCCACCGCTACCGGTTTGCAGGTAAACACCAGCGAACTGCATGGCGTACCGGGTTGCCCCCACTGTGGTAATGCCAGTGCGTTTGCCATGTGTTCATGCGGGAAGCTGCTGTGCATTGACGGCCCTGATGACGTGATCTGTCCATGGTGTGAAAAAGGCCTTTCATTCAGCAATGATGGCGGAAACACTAACTTCGACGTAAACAGAGGGAGAGGTTGA